The sequence below is a genomic window from bacterium.
CACGGGGAGACGAGCTAAATCGGTGGTGATCAGGTCACAGTTACACGCACGCGGGGAACGGTCCGCGCAGCGCATCCTTCCCCGCGTGCGTGTAACTATGACCCGAATACCCGCATGATCTTCTCGCGCGTCTCCCTGTGGATGACGGGAAACACAAGGAGATAGCCGCAGCAGAGCACCGTGCGCAGGATGAGGTCGGAAACCAGGCTGGATCGATCCGCCAGGATGCGGGTGACCTTGCCGTCCTTCCAGTCGCCGAGCGGCGTGGCGGCCACGCCGTCGATGACCGCGGGCATGGCCGTGTCCCGGAGCCAGTGGTAGGGACCCAGGACCGAGAGATCGAGATTGGCCAGCACGACGAAGAAAGACACCGCGGCCAGCGAGATCAGGATTAGCTTGCGCCACTCCAGGTCGATCCGGTAGCGCCGCTGCGAGACCGCGCTGCCCCAGGCGGTCACACCGGCCTGGGCCACCGCCGCGGAAAAGGCGGCCCCGTACAAACCCCACAGGTGAATAAAGAGAAGGGACAGCCCCACCTTGATCACGGACATCACGCCGCGGATCAGGGCCATGGTCTTGGTCTCCTTGGCGTAGTAGAGCCCGAAACCCACATGCAGGTAGATCCCCTGCATGATCATGGTCAACACCTCGACGCGGGCGATGCGGTAGGCGGGCCAGAATTCCGGCGGCGTCAACAGTTCCAGCACCGTGCGGATGTTGACCACGATCAGCAGGCCCCCGAAGGAGACCAGGAGCATGAAGTAGGTGAAGACCCGGCCGATGCGCTGGGGGGCGTCGGGCTCGTCGGCGATCTCGGTGCGGGTGGTGTTCCAGGAGCGCATGAAGGGCTGGCTGATCAGGAGTCCGATCAGCACCGGGAACTTGTAGCCCATCTCCAGCACGCCGACGCTCTCGAGGTTGAGCTGGAAACGCACCAGCACCCGTTCCACCTGCCGGGAGACGAACGAGGCCAGGTTGCCAGGCACCAGCGGCAGCTGGAAGACGATCAGCTCGC
It includes:
- a CDS encoding oligosaccharide flippase family protein, giving the protein MSEVRSTFRHASIYTIAAVLGKLISFFMLPFYAHVLQDVGYGVIGMVETGLALLMSLMAYGAQGGIIRIYHDKPPELKARVISTGVLLIGGSSLALTALVAVFSRPLSALMLESSDQAVLLILALGGFVLELTGLAAATILLIRRRSVAFSVIGLVRLFIGLGTSIWFVLVLDWGLFGYFLSSLVTALVAAACFIVIAARECGLGYDREIARELIVFQLPLVPGNLASFVSRQVERVLVRFQLNLESVGVLEMGYKFPVLIGLLISQPFMRSWNTTRTEIADEPDAPQRIGRVFTYFMLLVSFGGLLIVVNIRTVLELLTPPEFWPAYRIARVEVLTMIMQGIYLHVGFGLYYAKETKTMALIRGVMSVIKVGLSLLFIHLWGLYGAAFSAAVAQAGVTAWGSAVSQRRYRIDLEWRKLILISLAAVSFFVVLANLDLSVLGPYHWLRDTAMPAVIDGVAATPLGDWKDGKVTRILADRSSLVSDLILRTVLCCGYLLVFPVIHRETREKIMRVFGS